The sequence below is a genomic window from Candidatus Hydrogenedentota bacterium.
GCGCGCGGAACGTGATGTCGTAGGTCTGCCATTCGCCCGGAGGCAGGCACGCGCCCGCGGGCGGCACGGCGATGCTGTAGATCGCGCCGCAGGTGCCCGCGCCCGGCGCGTCGGCGAAACTGTCAAGGACTTGCACTTCATAGCGCCCATGCACGTACACGCCGCTGTTGCCCCGCGCCTGGCCGCTTTGGTCCGGCATGTAAGGGCACAGGAACTCGACATGCACCTGCGCGTCGCCGTATTCGTGCTTACTGGTGTATGTGTTGCCGCCGATGCGCATTTCGCCGTTTGCGAAGTTGCCCGGCTCCGCTTTCCACGCGTCCTCGCCAGTTCCCTCGCCGAGCAGCACGACCGCGCCTTCCGGCGGCGCCTGGCCCAGTGTCGGCGGCGTCTTGACGACCCGTTTCATCGCGAAACGCGCTGCCGCGCCCGAGCCGGGCAGCAGTTCGCCCTGCATCTCGCCGTTGCGCGCCTGCGCCCAGGCGGCGAATTTGCCCAACATGCCCAGGTCGACCTCGCCCGCAAACACCGCGGCGTCACCGCGCGAAAGTCCCGCCAATTCCACCGCCTGCAAGTCGCCGATGTAGATCAGCGCCCGGTACGTGTTGCCGGGCTGGCCGATGACCTCCGCGCGCAGCACGAACTTGTTCCAGTCACCGCCCGAAAAGGCGCCCTCCCAATTGCCCTGGATGCCCTGGTTGGCGAATGCTGGGGTCATGCCAATCATCAATACTGCGATGGCCAGACGGACGTGCTTCAACATGGGTCGTGTCCTTCTTCTTGGCGCACATCATGTGCGGCGAACCGTGCCTCCTTCCGCGATATTGGCCGCCAGTCTACCATAAACCGCGGTGTAACGTGCTCTTTTCCCCGGGTTTGCGGAAGAAGCCGCGCTGATGCGTTGTTTCCCATGAAAAACGGCGCTGTGCGGCAGTACAATCAGGAAAATGCGCCTTGTGAACTATATTGTGGACATATTCGTGGGAAGCTGGCGGGTCGCGGCTGAAATGGCCCCGTATCTGCTCTTCGGCTTTCTAGTCGCTGGGGTTTTGTCCGTGCTCGTGTCACCGGCCTGGGTCGAACGCCACCTGGGTGGACGCGGTCTGTTGCCCGTCGTGAAGAGCGTGCTCTTGGGCGTGCCGCTGCCACTGTGCTCATGTGGCGTCATCGCGGTGAGCGCGTCCATTCGGAAGCACGGCGCGAGCCGCGGCGCAACAGCCGGGTTCCTGCTGGCGACGCCGCAAACGGGCGTTGATTCGATCCTGGCCACGTGGGGCATGCTCGGGCCGGTTTTCGGTGTCTTTCGTCCGCTGGTCGCCATGATAACGGGCGTCATAGGCGGCGTTCTCGTGGATGTCTTGGACCGCGACGCCGCACCAAAGCGTCATGACACGAAATTGGCGGGCGCAGGCGCGGCCTGCCCCGCGGAACCGAAGCAGGGCGCGCTCCGCCGCATACTCGCCTACGGGCTGGTCACGTTGCCCCGCGACATCGCGCGCCCGCTGCTCATCGGCATTCTGATTGCCGCGTTGATAGGCGTGTTGCTGCCGCCGGGATTCCTGAACCGTTACGTCGGCGGCGGCATCCTGGCCATGCTCGTCATGGTCGCCGTCGGCATCCCGCTCTACGTATGTTCCACCGCGTCGATCCCGCTTGCGCTCGGCTTCATGCACCTTGGTGCGTCGCCTGGCGCGGCGCTGGCGTTCCTCATCGCCGGGCCCGCGACGAACGCCGCAACCATCGCCATCGTCTGGAAGGTCCTGGGTCGGCGCACGGGCCTCATCTATCTCGGCACGGTCGCGTTCGGCGCATTGTTCGCGGGGCTCGCGCTCGATTTCCTTTACCAGCATTTCGAAATGCCTGTGCGGCACATGGGCCTGCACGAGCATGAGATGACCCTCGGCTGGGTCAGCCATGGCAGCGCCGTGTTCCTGATGCTCGTGCTCGTCTGGAGCCTCGCGCCGTGGCGGCGCTGGGTCCATGGCGCCGCGCCTGTTCCCACTTCCGGAGAGGGAGCCGCCATGGATACCGTAACGCTCATTATTTCCGGCATGACATGCAGCCACTGCACAAGCGCCGTGCTGCGCGGCCTCAGCGCCGCCGCGGGCGTGTCAGGCGTACAAGTCGACCTCGGCCGCGGCCGCGCCGTCGTCACGGGCGATCAGGTTGACGGCGAAGCGCTGTGCCGCATCGTGCGCGACCTCGGCTATCACGCGGAACTGGCCGACTGATTGAAAACCGGGCCGTCTGTTTGACTCTTAACAATGCGCTCCTTATAATCTCTCACGCGGCGGGGAAATACCCGCGCGCTTTTCCGGGGCTGTAGCTCAGTTGGGAGAGCGCTTGACTGGCAGTCAAGAGGTCGACGGTTCGATCCCGTTCAGCTCCACCATTTTACTTTCACTCGAAATTCTCTGTCCGTAAAACCTTGGTGGTGTGCGGGTCCATCACAATGGATCGCACACCGCCCTTTATTTACGGGCTTCTTTCGATGTGCCCTCCTCAAAACCGTGCCGTTTTCAACGTGCCCCGGATCACACATTTTTCCCTTCCTGAACCGCGATCCGTCTCTTTTCTCTCGCCTTTTCTCTGTTTCAACGTGTCCACCCCCTTCGGCGACCCCTTGTTGCGATACAACGACTTACGAACACGGTCTTCGTTTC
It includes:
- a CDS encoding DUF1080 domain-containing protein, with protein sequence MLKHVRLAIAVLMIGMTPAFANQGIQGNWEGAFSGGDWNKFVLRAEVIGQPGNTYRALIYIGDLQAVELAGLSRGDAAVFAGEVDLGMLGKFAAWAQARNGEMQGELLPGSGAAARFAMKRVVKTPPTLGQAPPEGAVVLLGEGTGEDAWKAEPGNFANGEMRIGGNTYTSKHEYGDAQVHVEFLCPYMPDQSGQARGNSGVYVHGRYEVQVLDSFADAPGAGTCGAIYSIAVPPAGACLPPGEWQTYDITFRAPKFDAAGKKTADAVITVVQNGQTLYNNMTLPHPTPGGIDGKEAALGPLMLQNHGNEVRFRNVWVLPLDK
- a CDS encoding permease, producing the protein MNYIVDIFVGSWRVAAEMAPYLLFGFLVAGVLSVLVSPAWVERHLGGRGLLPVVKSVLLGVPLPLCSCGVIAVSASIRKHGASRGATAGFLLATPQTGVDSILATWGMLGPVFGVFRPLVAMITGVIGGVLVDVLDRDAAPKRHDTKLAGAGAACPAEPKQGALRRILAYGLVTLPRDIARPLLIGILIAALIGVLLPPGFLNRYVGGGILAMLVMVAVGIPLYVCSTASIPLALGFMHLGASPGAALAFLIAGPATNAATIAIVWKVLGRRTGLIYLGTVAFGALFAGLALDFLYQHFEMPVRHMGLHEHEMTLGWVSHGSAVFLMLVLVWSLAPWRRWVHGAAPVPTSGEGAAMDTVTLIISGMTCSHCTSAVLRGLSAAAGVSGVQVDLGRGRAVVTGDQVDGEALCRIVRDLGYHAELAD